In one Campylobacter insulaenigrae NCTC 12927 genomic region, the following are encoded:
- the abc-f gene encoding ribosomal protection-like ABC-F family protein, whose amino-acid sequence MALIDLIDANKKFNTKIILENANFSANLGEKIAIIGKNGEGKSSFLKTLIGTLKLDAGRVIKQNNISIAMLSQHVSFESSLSVTQAIKKELEEIYHALSEFETYNEKLSFDPNNKEYLKKVDDLSLLIDSKDAWNLDQKIQRILEEFSLKEYENRPLCSLSGGEIRRVGLCTLLLKNPDILLLDEPTNHLDVYMSSFLEERLKASKMCVIFISHDRHFIDAIAQKCVEIEAGKISVFEGGYTQYLEKKAAILASLSKSHETLLKQLKSEEEWLKRGVKARLKRNEGRKERILKMREEAKKNPSAIKRLQLEIKRASKNFNQTQSQNRKKMLFELKDITKTISQKILFQNFSTRILQGERIAIVGKNGCGKSTFLKILLNQLPLDSGEIKIGDIKIGYFDQSRSLLNTDKTLLEIFCPNGGDHIQVRGKNMHVYGYLKQFLFPKEFLDQSVSVLSGGEKNRIALALLFTKEYDALILDEPTNDLDIATINILEEYLLSFEGAILLVSHDRYFVDKIATKLYAFEDNSTINIEVISYSEYLENEKEFKEFKEFSQYLTTNENQGQKNKEKTTKKLSYKENEILNSHPDKIQKIEEEIKQIKNALSDPKIYQEQGVNSLYNQLNILEQDLEHLEKEYFEILEKSENL is encoded by the coding sequence TTGGCTCTAATTGACTTAATAGATGCAAATAAAAAATTTAATACAAAAATCATCTTAGAAAATGCAAATTTTAGTGCAAATTTAGGCGAAAAAATAGCTATTATAGGTAAAAATGGAGAAGGAAAGTCAAGCTTTTTAAAAACACTCATAGGCACTTTAAAATTAGACGCTGGAAGAGTAATTAAACAAAATAATATAAGTATTGCCATGTTAAGCCAGCACGTTAGTTTTGAAAGTTCTTTAAGTGTGACTCAGGCAATAAAAAAAGAATTAGAAGAAATTTATCATGCTTTGAGTGAATTTGAAACCTACAATGAAAAATTATCTTTTGATCCTAATAATAAAGAATACCTAAAAAAAGTAGATGATTTAAGTTTATTAATTGATTCAAAAGATGCTTGGAATTTAGACCAAAAAATTCAAAGAATTTTAGAAGAATTTAGTTTAAAAGAATACGAAAATAGACCTCTTTGTTCTTTAAGTGGAGGGGAAATTAGACGTGTTGGACTTTGTACATTATTATTAAAAAACCCAGATATATTACTTTTAGATGAACCAACAAATCATTTAGATGTTTACATGAGTAGTTTTTTAGAGGAAAGATTAAAAGCTTCTAAAATGTGCGTTATTTTTATTTCTCATGATAGACATTTTATAGATGCTATAGCTCAAAAATGCGTAGAGATTGAAGCGGGAAAAATAAGTGTTTTTGAAGGTGGATATACTCAATATTTAGAAAAAAAAGCTGCTATTTTAGCGTCTTTATCTAAAAGTCACGAAACTTTATTAAAGCAATTAAAAAGTGAAGAAGAATGGCTAAAAAGAGGTGTAAAGGCAAGGCTCAAACGTAATGAAGGTCGTAAAGAACGTATATTAAAAATGCGCGAAGAAGCTAAAAAAAACCCTAGCGCAATTAAACGCTTACAGCTTGAAATTAAAAGAGCTAGTAAAAATTTTAATCAAACACAAAGTCAAAATCGTAAAAAAATGCTTTTTGAATTAAAAGATATCACAAAAACAATTTCCCAAAAAATACTATTTCAAAATTTTAGTACCAGAATATTACAAGGCGAACGTATCGCAATAGTAGGAAAAAATGGTTGTGGTAAATCCACTTTCTTAAAAATTTTATTAAATCAACTTCCTTTGGATAGTGGAGAAATCAAAATAGGAGATATAAAAATAGGTTATTTTGATCAAAGTAGAAGTTTGCTAAACACTGATAAAACACTTTTGGAAATTTTTTGTCCCAATGGTGGAGATCACATTCAAGTACGTGGTAAAAATATGCATGTTTATGGATATTTGAAACAATTTTTATTTCCTAAGGAATTTTTAGATCAAAGCGTGAGTGTATTAAGTGGTGGAGAGAAAAATAGAATTGCCTTGGCTTTGCTTTTTACAAAAGAATATGATGCTTTAATTTTAGATGAACCAACAAATGATCTTGATATTGCTACTATAAATATTTTAGAAGAATACCTGCTTTCTTTCGAAGGAGCTATTTTATTAGTATCTCATGATAGATATTTTGTTGATAAAATAGCTACAAAACTTTATGCTTTTGAAGACAACTCAACTATAAACATAGAAGTAATTTCATATAGTGAATACTTAGAAAATGAAAAAGAATTTAAAGAATTTAAAGAATTTTCTCAATATCTCACTACAAATGAAAATCAAGGTCAAAAAAATAAAGAAAAAACTACCAAAAAACTAAGCTACAAAGAAAATGAAATTTTAAATTCTCATCCTGATAAAATTCAAAAAATTGAAGAAGAAATCAAGCAAATAAAAAATGCTCTAAGCGATCCTAAAATTTATCAAGAACAAGGAGTTAATTCTTTATACAATCAACTCAATATACTTGAACAAGATCTAGAACATTTAGAAAAAGAATATTTTGAAATTTTAGAAAAAAGTGAAAATTTATAA
- a CDS encoding FlhB-like flagellar biosynthesis protein: MTKKIKKAVALGYKKEEQNAPKILANAKGENATKIISLAKENGIPIKEDKDLVEVLSKLDLGDEIPPNMYKAVAEIFAFLYKVANED; this comes from the coding sequence ATGACAAAAAAAATAAAAAAAGCAGTTGCATTAGGTTATAAAAAAGAAGAACAAAATGCTCCAAAAATCTTAGCTAATGCCAAAGGAGAAAATGCCACCAAAATCATTTCTTTAGCGAAAGAAAATGGCATACCCATAAAAGAAGATAAAGACTTAGTAGAAGTTTTAAGCAAACTTGATCTAGGCGATGAAATCCCGCCTAATATGTACAAAGCAGTAGCAGAAATTTTTGCCTTTTTATATAAAGTAGCTAATGAAGATTAA
- a CDS encoding MFS transporter encodes MLSSKRTIQSLTALFFGMAFIFIGSALTVNSIAIILKQNNVSNFYIGLIGSCYFLGAMVSTICAHRIVSKVGHIRSFGIFAIIFGIATMLHSLNSNLYFWMFLRFLLGFCYYALLMVIESWLNEKAKNSIRSRVIAFYEVIFYSSSGFGILLMSFDFTGHTLFILSASFIMFASIPLFLIRIKEPILPQKTKISIPKVFDVVPLALVTSFIAGMLLNGFFSMASLFILIQGFGAKEASFFIFCTMLGGFISQLFIGTLSDKISRKFAIILCAFTALIAMFCILLFNQSPYLKYLFGLLLGMGMCCLYALSLARANDMLDDSSKRVELGRAVLFTYSCGALFAPAILGTLMYYFESYGFIYFYICLLSVLVLFAIDKPKFKNFTKFKRKPGNMVMLDDN; translated from the coding sequence ATGTTAAGCTCAAAAAGAACGATACAATCACTTACTGCCTTGTTTTTTGGAATGGCTTTTATTTTTATAGGTAGCGCACTAACAGTGAATTCTATAGCAATCATTTTAAAACAAAATAATGTAAGTAATTTTTATATTGGACTTATAGGAAGTTGTTATTTTTTAGGCGCTATGGTGAGTACTATTTGCGCCCATAGAATAGTTTCTAAAGTAGGTCACATAAGATCATTTGGAATATTTGCCATTATTTTTGGTATAGCCACCATGCTTCATAGCCTAAATTCAAATTTATATTTTTGGATGTTTTTAAGATTTTTACTTGGTTTTTGTTATTATGCTCTTTTGATGGTTATAGAATCATGGTTAAATGAAAAAGCAAAAAATTCTATTCGCTCAAGAGTTATAGCATTTTACGAAGTTATATTTTATTCTTCTTCTGGATTTGGAATTTTATTAATGTCTTTCGATTTTACGGGTCATACATTATTCATACTAAGTGCGAGTTTTATTATGTTTGCCTCTATACCCTTATTTTTAATTCGCATTAAAGAACCAATTTTACCACAAAAAACAAAGATATCCATTCCAAAAGTTTTTGATGTAGTTCCTCTAGCTTTAGTTACAAGCTTTATTGCTGGTATGTTATTGAATGGTTTTTTTTCCATGGCTTCATTATTTATTTTAATACAAGGTTTTGGTGCCAAAGAAGCTTCATTTTTTATATTTTGTACCATGCTTGGAGGTTTTATTTCCCAACTTTTCATCGGAACATTATCAGATAAAATAAGCCGTAAATTTGCCATTATATTATGTGCTTTTACAGCCTTAATAGCTATGTTTTGTATATTATTATTCAACCAATCTCCATATCTTAAGTATTTATTTGGACTTTTACTAGGTATGGGTATGTGTTGTTTATATGCACTTTCACTTGCACGTGCTAATGACATGCTTGATGATTCTAGTAAAAGAGTAGAATTGGGTCGAGCTGTTTTGTTTACTTATTCTTGTGGAGCTTTGTTCGCTCCTGCGATATTAGGAACACTAATGTATTATTTTGAATCTTATGGTTTCATATATTTTTATATCTGTTTGCTAAGTGTTTTAGTGCTTTTTGCCATTGATAAACCTAAATTTAAAAATTTCACTAAATTCAAGAGAAAACCTGGCAATATGGTAATGCTTGATGATAACTAA
- a CDS encoding flagellar hook-length control protein FliK produces the protein MITNISNQNQIAKNEATKDINKENIKEKLDKKTSINDTLKTPFFSKDEVKLPKDYVSKVDQKLQELLNKLLDQISTEKDPNLAILKNNKNLNFAPNIANDLKKLQGELSKIPEFENFIQTLEELIKPAKEANFKNTSALIKNSGIFLETKLNYALKEQNLPQSFFNLLNSIKATSNQDLKKDIAQLDLKNLDTTNTLKELIYILQNHKKENKVSLENTSYKTLFKLFDKLENFKNYINKDSQNINNKKIQNMANHFIKDLNKNLALINKELSKPENIKIQNTHILKDLSQNIKELINFLKDIKNTQNHSLKEPTNINNEKIQNKENLEKNLHKEQNELPKDEKNSNTIKDTKDFKNELPKEKIQNKENLEKNLHKEQNELPKDEKNSNTIKDTKDFKNENLAKEENTFINKSTNTTSNKNNFDNTFENIFKTNKNLNFSQNLQEELLTNLSKELNQTSKKLNEVLKALDLKNYDAKNSLDDIKNIEKKLELSIKDLSKITQKSANEINSDLQKDIKSTLLQISNLAKNLDNENVLNQTNRLITQLEFNQLLSLADNNIHTFLPFFWDDLEKSNVVFKRGKKDKFYAQINLEFESLGKINVFLSLNNDKYIDINMMIENIEFRKKLYERAHELKKSLVKVGLLSSNFFISDIIKNKFQNQEEYNDFNMGFDTKA, from the coding sequence ATGATAACTAATATTTCAAATCAAAACCAAATCGCTAAAAATGAAGCGACAAAAGATATTAATAAAGAAAATATCAAAGAAAAACTTGATAAAAAAACTTCAATTAACGATACTTTAAAAACTCCTTTTTTTTCTAAAGATGAAGTTAAACTTCCAAAAGATTATGTTAGTAAGGTTGATCAAAAATTACAAGAGTTATTAAATAAACTTTTAGATCAAATTAGTACAGAAAAAGATCCTAATTTAGCAATATTAAAAAATAATAAAAATTTAAATTTTGCACCCAATATTGCCAATGATTTAAAAAAACTTCAAGGTGAACTTTCTAAAATTCCTGAATTTGAAAATTTCATTCAAACATTAGAAGAATTAATCAAACCTGCAAAAGAAGCAAATTTCAAAAATACTTCTGCACTGATAAAAAATTCTGGAATTTTTTTAGAAACAAAATTAAATTATGCATTAAAAGAACAAAATCTTCCACAAAGCTTCTTTAATCTCTTAAATAGTATCAAAGCAACTAGTAATCAGGATTTAAAAAAAGATATAGCGCAACTTGATCTTAAAAATTTAGATACCACAAACACTTTAAAAGAATTGATTTATATATTACAAAATCATAAGAAAGAAAATAAAGTATCTTTAGAAAATACAAGCTACAAAACACTTTTTAAACTTTTTGATAAATTAGAAAATTTTAAAAATTACATCAATAAAGACTCACAAAATATAAATAATAAAAAAATTCAAAATATGGCTAATCATTTTATTAAGGACTTAAACAAAAATCTAGCTCTTATTAATAAAGAATTATCTAAACCAGAAAATATAAAAATTCAAAATACTCATATTTTAAAAGATTTAAGTCAAAATATAAAAGAATTAATCAATTTTTTAAAAGATATTAAAAATACCCAAAATCATTCTCTAAAAGAACCAACAAATATTAATAATGAAAAAATTCAAAATAAGGAAAATTTAGAAAAAAACTTACACAAAGAACAAAATGAATTACCTAAGGATGAAAAAAATTCGAATACAATCAAAGATACAAAAGATTTTAAAAATGAATTACCTAAGGAAAAAATTCAAAATAAGGAAAATTTAGAAAAAAACTTACACAAAGAACAAAATGAATTACCTAAGGATGAAAAAAATTCGAATACAATCAAAGATACAAAAGATTTTAAAAATGAAAATTTAGCAAAAGAAGAAAATACTTTTATAAATAAATCCACAAACACAACATCAAATAAAAATAATTTTGATAATACTTTTGAGAATATTTTTAAAACTAATAAAAATTTAAATTTTTCTCAAAATTTACAAGAAGAATTATTAACAAATCTCAGTAAAGAACTAAACCAGACTAGCAAAAAACTTAATGAAGTTTTAAAAGCACTCGATTTGAAAAACTATGATGCAAAAAATTCCCTAGATGATATAAAAAATATAGAAAAAAAATTGGAACTTTCTATAAAAGATCTTTCTAAAATCACCCAAAAAAGCGCCAATGAAATTAATTCTGATTTACAAAAAGATATAAAATCTACACTATTACAAATTTCAAATCTAGCCAAAAATTTAGACAATGAAAATGTTTTAAATCAGACTAATCGTCTCATAACTCAATTAGAATTTAATCAGCTTCTTTCTTTGGCAGATAACAATATCCATACTTTTTTGCCATTTTTTTGGGATGATTTAGAAAAATCAAATGTTGTTTTTAAGCGTGGAAAGAAAGATAAATTCTATGCTCAAATAAATCTTGAGTTTGAAAGCCTTGGAAAAATTAATGTTTTTTTATCTTTAAATAATGACAAATATATTGATATAAATATGATGATAGAAAATATCGAATTTAGAAAAAAATTATACGAAAGAGCCCATGAGTTAAAAAAATCACTAGTAAAAGTGGGGCTTTTAAGTTCAAATTTTTTTATAAGCGACATAATAAAAAACAAATTTCAAAACCAAGAAGAATATAACGATTTTAACATGGGTTTTGATACAAAAGCATAA
- a CDS encoding metallophosphoesterase produces MRIIIFFSVLILFFILANVYVYKRFLSRVDFLSNYKTSLKILIVFIFCMEMIFFASMRTEFLNERFYYILAIFPTITCFLLLFAILFEVGHWIFFNEKKQIFNIQRRKFLKLIFDSWFVILSVSMIFKGFVNAVSLPKVKHIDIKNTKLKENINIALISDVHLGKNLGKEFLQGLIDKVNALNADMVIIAGDLIDTNIDNIDYLDILENFKSKYGTYYVYGNHEYYNDFDKISDRLRKLKNFTILEDEVVKFENFVLGGTLDLSAEYLGYKKSDISKITQQINEDKFNILITHQPKYVKMNNVENFDLILSGHTHAGQIFPFSLLVLLEQGYVYGLYQLSKKTLLYVSSGAGFWGPALRFLAPSEIAFLRLKGE; encoded by the coding sequence ATGAGAATAATAATTTTTTTTAGTGTGTTAATACTTTTTTTTATATTAGCTAATGTATATGTTTATAAAAGATTTTTAAGTAGAGTTGATTTTTTATCAAATTATAAAACTAGTTTGAAAATTCTTATAGTTTTCATTTTTTGTATGGAAATGATCTTTTTTGCCAGTATGCGTACAGAATTTTTAAATGAAAGATTTTATTATATTTTAGCTATTTTTCCAACTATTACTTGTTTTTTATTACTTTTTGCTATATTGTTTGAAGTAGGACATTGGATATTTTTCAATGAAAAAAAGCAAATTTTTAATATTCAAAGAAGAAAATTTTTAAAACTTATTTTTGATTCTTGGTTTGTTATACTTAGTGTGAGTATGATTTTTAAAGGCTTTGTTAATGCTGTGAGTTTGCCAAAAGTAAAGCATATAGATATAAAAAATACAAAGCTTAAAGAAAATATAAATATAGCTTTGATTTCTGATGTGCACTTGGGGAAAAATTTAGGAAAAGAATTTTTACAAGGTTTAATTGATAAAGTTAATGCTTTGAATGCTGATATGGTGATTATTGCAGGTGATTTAATAGATACTAATATTGACAATATAGATTATCTTGATATTTTAGAAAATTTTAAATCAAAATATGGAACTTATTATGTATATGGTAATCATGAATATTATAATGATTTTGATAAAATTAGTGATAGATTAAGAAAGTTGAAAAATTTTACAATTTTAGAAGATGAGGTTGTTAAATTCGAGAATTTTGTCTTGGGTGGTACTTTAGATCTTAGTGCTGAATATTTAGGATATAAAAAGAGTGATATTTCAAAGATTACACAACAAATAAATGAAGATAAATTTAATATCTTAATTACGCATCAGCCAAAATATGTGAAGATGAATAATGTAGAAAATTTTGACTTAATTTTGTCAGGTCATACTCATGCTGGTCAGATATTTCCTTTTTCTTTACTAGTTTTACTAGAACAAGGATATGTGTATGGATTGTATCAACTTAGTAAAAAAACTTTATTATATGTAAGTAGTGGAGCTGGTTTTTGGGGTCCTGCGTTAAGATTTTTAGCACCTAGTGAAATAGCTTTTTTGCGGTTAAAAGGAGAATAA
- a CDS encoding phosphatidylserine decarboxylase: MALSNNISKIFGIIAGIKFPQFIQRNINKAYIKAFDINMSEFDSYEKYDSLNALFTRTLQNERSLDDGFISPSDGKILELGDSFQNNLKYNIALSIKGSSYDIQDLLKQAATKEELENGVDYVNIYLSPRDYHHYHAPCDMKILSASYVSGALFSVSESKLAKIANLYVKNERVVVKALVNDKFILWMVFVGALNVGKMKFTFDSSIQTNASSYDFTHTYENLFIKKGQKLGNFELGSTIVLISEQGYLKWNKKAYEDVKFSKNLATFI; this comes from the coding sequence GTGGCATTAAGTAATAATATATCGAAAATTTTTGGAATTATAGCTGGAATTAAATTTCCACAATTTATACAAAGAAATATCAATAAGGCTTATATAAAAGCTTTTGATATAAATATGAGCGAATTTGATTCTTATGAAAAATATGATAGTTTAAATGCTTTGTTTACTAGAACATTACAAAATGAAAGAAGTCTAGATGATGGTTTTATAAGTCCGAGTGATGGCAAAATTTTAGAACTTGGAGATAGTTTTCAAAATAATTTAAAATACAATATCGCTCTTAGTATCAAAGGATCAAGTTATGATATACAAGATCTTTTAAAACAAGCGGCGACAAAAGAAGAGCTAGAAAATGGAGTAGATTATGTAAATATTTATCTCTCTCCAAGAGATTATCATCATTATCATGCTCCTTGTGATATGAAAATTTTAAGTGCTAGTTATGTTAGTGGGGCTTTGTTTAGTGTTAGCGAATCAAAACTAGCAAAAATAGCAAATCTTTATGTTAAAAATGAAAGAGTTGTTGTAAAAGCTTTAGTAAATGATAAATTTATTCTTTGGATGGTCTTTGTGGGTGCTTTAAATGTAGGCAAAATGAAATTTACATTTGATTCTAGCATACAAACAAACGCATCAAGCTATGATTTTACGCATACTTATGAAAATCTTTTTATAAAGAAAGGTCAAAAATTGGGCAATTTTGAGCTTGGTTCTACTATAGTTTTAATTTCTGAACAAGGATATTTAAAATGGAATAAAAAAGCTTATGAGGATGTTAAATTTTCTAAAAATTTAGCTACTTTTATTTAA
- a CDS encoding AtpZ/AtpI family protein, which produces MNNKKKIIRKGIEAADGLSLGISIVVAILIGVGIGFFLKKTTGIFWLFWIGVFIGIGAAILNVFKAYKAQVKSYEEFKEENRYKDLRNDTKA; this is translated from the coding sequence ATGAATAACAAGAAAAAAATCATACGCAAGGGTATAGAAGCAGCCGATGGATTAAGTCTTGGAATTTCCATCGTTGTTGCTATTTTGATAGGCGTAGGTATTGGATTTTTTTTAAAAAAAACAACTGGTATTTTTTGGCTTTTTTGGATAGGTGTTTTTATAGGGATAGGCGCAGCCATTTTAAATGTATTTAAAGCTTATAAAGCACAAGTTAAAAGCTATGAAGAATTTAAAGAAGAAAATCGCTATAAAGATTTAAGAAATGATACTAAAGCCTAA